Genomic window (Nymphaea colorata isolate Beijing-Zhang1983 chromosome 1, ASM883128v2, whole genome shotgun sequence):
ACGATCTGCAAAGCAATTGATTACGTATCTCCAACGGCAAACAGTTCACAGAAGATGGGcatcaagaaaaaattatcCACATCAACGTGAAGGATGTCCTCGGTCGATTTCGTTGAAATTAACAGTGGAGCTCAACCCCGAGTGGCAGAAAACTTGGTGAAGAGATCATCCAGTTCCACGCAGTGCAGCAGACTGTCTCTGCTGTTCAAGATCTTCATAAGGAAATGGAAGAGATCGACATCACAGGCAATCCTCAGGGCACCTCTGTAAGAGTACCCGAATTCCTCCACCGACAGCTGCAGCAACTTCTTCAGCAGAGGGTGATTCAGGTGGCGAGCTTCCATGACTAGCACCGAAGCTCTCGCATCTAATCCAACGGCGACTGGAACGTGGGCGGGCGGAACACCGGTACCGCGACTGAAATGGGTCTTCTTCTTCGTCACAAAGTGGAAAAGTTTCTTCACGAATCCTTCCATCTCTCTCCCGTTTGTAGTGTCTGGGAGCTCTCGCTTTTGATGGGGTATCGATCTCATATGCAGGAAGCTGGATTGGCTCATCTCCATGGGTCAAAATATATAGTTAAGGGCGAAGACAGGATGGAGTTCAAACTTCAtactctttctgtctctctctacaTTTCCGTCAAGATCTACAACTACCGACTAAGCACATGGGTTGGTCGGGCAAGAAGATGAGGAACCGGAGTTCTTTTCTCTGCAACTTAGACCCCCGTTTTAGTCGTGGAATGTGTTATTCCAAAGGCCATGGGTCCGCTTCTCCGCGATCTTCTCCGTCAGCAATAAATGCCGTGCCTGGTTACTACATCTGTTCCGACAGGCGTCAGCAATGAAATTCCAGTTTCAAACTGTGTTAACTGTTCAAATGGCGCTTCTCACTTAAACTCAATCGCTTGAAAAGAAATCCCTCATAACAGGAATAACAAAGTGAGAAGAAGGGTAGAACCAGCAGGTTTCTACCAGTGacagaaaatgtgtttttcttttttctttcggAAAAGACCAcatgaaaatgttttaaaaaaattgaaatggaaaaaacacaTCCCTTTTTGTATTTTAGAAAAActctaaaatgaaattttcatgttttttttttgcatttatcaTTTTCTTGGCATTAGTTTTTGTAGTTTTTGCTTTAAAGCTTCAAACCTAAGCTAAAttgttatcattttttattttatatagttatttttatgttttcttgtaattagttttcatttattttttgttttatcttatttttagcatttttattttttaaaaaatcacaaaattttcctgaaattttcagCTCTGCCAAAAAAATACCccaaaaaaatcttaaaatatgtTACCggtatttgtgactatggatcATTTTACAACCCAACTTAATATTCTTCTGCTTGCCTTTTTTTGGTTTGACATATAATGGCCTTGGCTAAATGCATTTCTTGGTAATGGCGGCAAACTGTCTTCTTCAAGATCAGTGTCCAAGTCAAAACCTAaccttgtttcttcttgttagAAATCTAAGCCCACATATACCAAACATTACATGCATGTACTATATTTATATAGATtagtagagccagaaattttggctggACTGAACTAATTCAATAGCTTTCATACAtaaaatatgtacatataataaaataaagtcCAAATCCATAAAGATGGGCAAAACCATCATTTGAACTCTCAAAAGTTTATAAACAAGGTTATAGTTTTGCTTATAAATCAAAATTCACATGCTTCCGCTTAACTTTTCTCAATGAGGAGCATGAACAATTCGTATTTTTGCATGAACAATTCAATGAGGAGCATGAACAATTCGTATAGTTTTGCTTATCATTTGGTATATGTCTTTGTTTGACCGCGAATCTccccccttttcttctttccctcAACTTGACCTTAAATTAAAGGTGGGCATCAGGCCTGACCGGGCCTCTAAGGGCCGGCTTGGCTCGGTAAGGGCCGGCCCGATCTGGCCCGATAGCTCGGCTCTGGTTCggcccatttaaaattaaaaaataattttttaattatgaaataattttttaaatataaaatatatttaataataataaatatatattattaaaacaaaaaaaatatttttttaatataaacgGGCTAAACGAGTCGGGCTGGGCTGACCCAGGCCGGACTATCGGGCTCGGGCCCAGCCAAGGCCAGGTTTTTCCTGGCCCAagcccgggccggcccgacccgatgcccaggcttacctTAAATCCATCAAtttggatatgattttttttttcaagcctGATGAATGTCCGAAAAACTGGATACAATTATGGACATACCGTATTCGAATCCCATTCTCAGGTGTGTTGAATAATAACCAtttatgaaacataaaaaaaaatccttttatAAGAAAACATGTTTCGGGGAAAAGTTGAGAGATAAATGACTCGAAAGATCAAGGGTCATTTCTCTTGGACCTTATAGAATACGATGCATTTGATTTGGATCATTTTTCTCACAAATTATAGAAGTTCAGATCATTCAAGTTATATAAATTTAGATAACTTGACTCCCGTGCGTGCATACCCAAACATGTcgaaatgatttaaaaaaaaaaattgctattGAAATCGTCATACATTAAAAATACTGTTGTACCATAAATCATTTGCTAGTGCTTATGTGACAACagttttttattgatatatttataatgaaaatttaaaattagataTTTTTCACTAATAAAAATTGCGACAAAAGCATTAACAACGGTTTATGATGTAGCAACTGTTAATAGTGTTTTTAGCAAGGGTCATGGTTCTTTCAGCTATAGTATATGAGGCTTTCAAATTTGTAACTATTAGCCATTTTAACTTTTGGCATCTGCAACattctccatatatatatatatatatatatataagtgtgtgTGATTACTGACACCTTGTCAAGCGTAGCCAAGGGAAGTTCCTCCACCGGTTCCGGCTGCCGGAGAACGCCAAGGTGGGTCAGCTGAAGGTGGCGATCGAGGACGGCATTCTCACCGTGACCATGTCCAAGGGGGAGGTCAAGAAGCCGGAAGTCAAGTCGATAGAGATCTCCGGGTGAGAATTTCTCCTGGTCTCTGGTTGTCCCCAATCAGTCGCGGAGGGAACGggagattttaaaaactttaaaaatttataaatatctgcagatcacatttatttttagacaaatatcctataatGCTGAAATTTGgtaaattcggttcaaaatttgggttcagGCTCCGATTTAGACTGGATTCAAATggttggatttcagattcagattaaaatatggttttttttattggaattcGAATTTGggtccaaatatgtgaatatccaaaaaaatggataagatTATGgtatatttgatctgaatctgatccattgacatctttaGTCTCCATTACAAACTTTCATGACCTCAACTCTTTGTATaccgatatgcaagttgaatcATAGCAGGATGTCACTCCGAGTCATTGCAAACTGGGTTTGGACTCTGGTGGGGTGGTACTTGGGTAGTGGGATTAGCCTCCTGCTCACTTGGACATTACCTTTCAGGGTAGCTAAGGATGATAAAAATTGGCAAagataatataaagaaaaaaaaaattgatgtcatGGACTAAAACCTAACCTACAATCTTCTTCTCCAAAAAAATGGCATCCCATATTGTAGGTTGCAAGTGGCtttccaaaataaaatgcaatgCCTCTTTCAGCCTCATGCTCTCCATTTTCCTATGTCATAACCACAGTATCAAGCAACTAGCTAGATGTCCACAATGCCTCCCTGCATGAACATTTCTTTGAGCATATTTGCATATAGTAGCCACCAAGTTTAGAAGATCAACATTTTCCTAACCATGCATGCAAGCTAAGTATAGGCTCCATGGGGTCTTAAAAAGACCCCCTAAAGCTTGGTACTCTAATGTAAAAAACTTTCAATATTGGATTCAAAGGAAACCTTTGTTCTAGAGGGACTCTTCTAAATACATAAACCATGCAATTCAAGGGAGGGGAGGAAACCCAAACCAATGTAATTAGGCACACTGAGGCGTGAAGCGTATGCTTTAAAGCATTTTTCCACCGCTTCAACGTCGGCTTGAGGCGTAAGTGGCCTTTAGCTGAAGCATTCGCTGCTCGATGTGAGATGCTAAAAGTGCTGAAACTCAAGTTACCAAAATATTGAGGTAACAACACACCTCAGTGACGCgtttgaattattttaaatagAAAAGGGTACAACTCATTATTCAAAAAGCCAGCTCCTAATGATGCAGATACAACATGCGGATTACAATAAATAAATCTGAAGAATTGGAGCGTGGTCTCGTGAACCTGATGCTATTAACAGTTTCTTTTACATGCGTCTCATGTGCAGGCACAAAACGAACCTACCTtccttatttttaaattttgttcacttctctctctctctctctctctctctctctctctctctcccactgaACCCAACCGCCGCTAGGTACCCTATACCTAGCCCTAGCCCAGGTGGGCCCAATAATCCTGATTCAGACCTAAtaattggttttttattttttaaaattaatttatatatatatatatttataatattttatgataattaattatatttatatattattttatatttaaaaatttatttttacatttaatGAAGCCAGCCCAGTTTTTGGATGTCGGGTcgacccgatgcccaagcttacaCACAAACACACCAGAAGggcataattttctttttagtttttatttttttctttatgaggCTAAATGGACATGTTCTTGtccccctctccttctctctctctctctctctcatttgtctCGTGTTGTAATAGATTGATACctaaaaagtttattttgtaaaaccgcttccccctttctctctccctcccacggCAACAGCTTTCCTTCCTCTTACAGTAAATCAACAACAATATCTCACTTATGTCGTTATTTTCTTAATTGCaagcataaaataaaagatCTCACTTAAACATCTTTGAATTATCCATTTGTTATAGAtgaatgtttcttcttttttttttctcaataagtGCAATACATGGTAAATTGGAAAACAATTAGAAAGGAATTGAGGAAAAATTTTGATGTCTTCCTATAACTAGGGCTGGACAATGGGTCGAGCCAACTCGAGTAAAAGAactgagctcgagcttaactgaAAACTGGAACTTATAAACATGAATTAAACTCGAGTATGCTCATTTAAtctccgttttttttttttttttgtaatttctaaCCTAAAACCAATGACAGAGATAAAGTCAAATGGGGATGGACTTGGTAAACAAagataaacaagtcaagctcgagccaagACTTAGTCTATCGAATCAAGCTCAAGCAGAGTTTATGTAGCTCGACTCAAGCAAGATATGAGTCAAGTCGAGTCGAGCTGACTGAGattgagctcaacttgaacGGCTCGTGTGCAACCCTACCTATAATGAGATTGACATACTTCATTGGCATACTTATGTTTTACTGCATCAAGCCATACTTCCCGCCTCACGACAGGCTTAATGTGTTGCTTCGCTTCATCGCTTTTAACAATATTGATCTAAGCTTTTCCTCGTTGCACATATTAGAATTGTTTCTCAAACACACCTGCTCATGAAGATACGCACGATCGATGTCAAACTGCACTTATAGCATGCATGTCTCCTTCCTTGTCCAAAGATTGGACCAAATTTAATGGTGCCACACACTTTATAAGGACTAGTGTTATTAGTGCTTGAAATATGCTATATATTATCACCGGTCCATACATCATTTTGGTCGTGAACTAAGTTTTTTGTCATTGTATGTAAGATCGAACTATATTGAATTGCAATTAAACAcattctcttatatatatatatatatatatatatatatatatatatatttgaaaagaacTATAGAGTATCAGTTGACACTCATTGCTAGATTAGATGAAACCATAAATGCCTATCCCATATTCCGTGGGCCCGGTGAGCAGGATCTTACGGTTCAAAGACACCCAACTTTCTTGTGGTATAACAAAGAACATGCTTACCTAAGCatgcttcttgttttctttttgaaagttGAATTAGATCGTGTGTTCATAACTTCCTTCTTTTCAACAATCTTAACATAATTAGTTCACTTAGATCTCAATGCAGATCTAGACCCCAACAGCAGAGGGAAGAAGGAGACCCTTCGGCTTCACTTATGTCTCAATGCAGCTCTAGACCCCAAGAACAAGGGGAAGAAACCTCTCACCCACGCGGTGGAATGGCACAGTCTAATGGACAAAGGGAGAGCCTCTTGAGTCTTAAACCGGAAACCTGCCTAACAAGTGACTGAAGCTTCTCCCTTTGGCCGACAAAAGGAAActgaaaagaacagaaaattgAGAATGAAATGCGGGATTGTATTGTTCGTCTCTAATAATCGGACACGATTGCTTGGAGGACATTAAAAAGTAAACACACATTAAGTATTCTATCTTGGAATTGTATTCTCCAAAATAAATAGTAAAAGCATCATTATCGTCATAATATCattgttcaaaaaataaataatcaaaaaCGTGAAACAACTATACCTCTAGATATGCCACATTATACAACATTCGAGATCCAAAACAACCATGAAACTGAAATGGAAAAATTAGCCTTTGAAGAAGAGGCTACCATGGCTggattcttcttcaacaaaCCTTCTGCTAGGACATAGGTCGATGCTCACGTTGATCCTATATCCAGGAGCGGTACCTACACTAACAACCACCACTACTAGCCTCAACCTTTCGTTTCACTGCCAAGCTCAATGTCCTTCACAGGAGTGTTCTCAACTCCATCTTTCAACAGGCTCATGTCCTCTTCTGTAAGGCTTTCTTTGTACTGCGAAGCCTTTGCATTAgcttgtttctctttctcaacaGCCCAGCTATAGACAACCATGCCAACAATGGCAAGAGCCATTCCTAATATATTTTTCAGTGTCAATTCTGAGTCAAATAGCAGCCATCCTAGTGTGAGAACACAGACTGTCTTCATATGACCCAAAACCTGGAATGAGACAGCAGAGAAGCGGCCAATGCAGAGATATTGGCTCACATTGCAGAACACCGCAAGGGAACATGAAAGGAGGATAAAAAGCTGCAAAAATTTTGAGAGGGATCAGGTTGGTTCAATCATTTGCAAACAATAGACAAATGCACACAAATGTTACTATATGCcagagtgtgtgtgagagagagagagggaaagagagcaGCTCACCACAGCACCAGTAGATAAGTggtatctgaaaataaattgCCCAGAAAGCAAATAATCCACGATAGGGCCAAACAGAAGGAGAGAGACAGCCTGTATGGGAGCCGTCTTGCTTAACAACTCAAAAGATCCAATCGAGTACTTCTTTTGTAATGAGCCGATGGTCTACAAAATAAAAACCATAGAATAAGACTAAAATGCAATTGAAGTGTTGCATCTTTCTAAAGTTTTACAAGGACGGAAAAGAGCACTTAGGACATATCAACTCTCTAATTAACTTAATATGGAAAAGGTTAGCTACAGCGTCCAGGAGTAAACTTTCAATAAGGTAAGGCAAATAAATGATCATACGCACTTATAGGTTCAAACATTCTGATGCAACTTTTCTAATTCCGCAAGAAATTTTTGCCATTGGCCTTACATTTTACCATGTTCGATTCCAACAAATTGAATATGGAAGAGGTAGACCCAGTCAGAGATAGACATATTTGCAAAAAGAATACCAGCAGTCCTAGCTTCGTTTATCTGGATCCAACCCAGATCAATAGATTTGATATAATGTTCCACAAAGAGTGGCATAAGATGACTACGTCAGAGTTAGAAAGGCAGCAAAAATGGTCAATATATTATTACATACATCAGTGACAGCAAAAGCAAGCATGGAAAATGTTCAACACATGACAACCAAATGAACAAGCCCTTGGGAATCCTTTAAATTTATGGCAATTTTCTACGAAAAGAATCCTAGAGCATGTGATTCTCCACTAAGACATTTAAATTTTCTAGAAGCAACAGCTATCGTATGATTATAAGCCTTGGTTCCATGTCTGCCAGACACTACAAATTAGTAACACTTCTAGTGGACAAAACAAGGTAAATTCGAAGGACCGCAAACCCATGCACCATGATCCCTAGTTCAACTGCAAACAATATAAACAAATTCTCACTACAACAGAAATGTTCTTTTATAAACGGCATGCTAACCTGGCGGCTTTTCGAATTTCAATAGACAAATGAAAACCTTCATTGAATATTTCTCAAAAGCTTATCTTTCCCCAAAGGGGCAAAAATTATAAGAATTGTGAAAAGCTATTGTAGCACATGAAACGTATCCATAACGATTTTAAATTAAAACTTGAACAGAAATGCAGGACACATTCAAGCACCTTCCTGCCAACTTCAAGAATGTTTTGAGAGCTAAATCAAAAGTAAACTGCTCCATTggaaaatttcatgaaaagatTCAAAATCACATTCAAATTTTCCAACATCCCTCACATTATAGAATAAAAATCTTATTCTCCAGAGGTGTTCTTGGAGAAAATGGTACCAAAGGATACTAAAACAGGAGTTGAAAATATATGCAACACATTAAAATTAAAAGGACAGTAAACCAGAAAAGTCGTCATTTAGACTAAGACAAGTAACAGAAAAGTAGATTAGTTCTAAGTTTTAGGGTGCATTTGTGCATATAAATCCATGGCAAAGGCCAAGACTGCAAATACTATAACTGTAAATACCGACAAAATGCCCCTTACCCCCAAGTGAGTTGCTTTTGGAGCTTCTGCCATTCCTATTTGACTCAGTAGTagctctctcccttcttctgtCTTCCTGTTAGTTTTCTTAAGCCATATCAGAGTATCTCTAAGATATCCCATTGTTCTCTCTTCCCTCTTACTTTGCCGTGGATTCATTACTTTCTCTTATTATTTGTGCAACTTGCTCTGCGGAATTTCACCATATATGGAAGACCGACTATCctattataatattatttttagtcCAATCATTACTTTACTTTCCTAAGTCATTTCATATCCAAAATTTCTATCTAGATCATAATATTCACAtagatttttccctttttctgaacCTCCTCTTAAGTGCACCTTCTATCTAAGCTTTAAAATATCATTCTACATTCTCAAATCCTACTTCCGTCTAGTGCCTACATACTCATATCTTCGAGTATTTCTTTCAATTCAATTGAGTCCTAGCCAGTTTACCTTTTACAAACTACCTATTCTTATTATCTTCTTATAATGTCTCCAAGAGAGAATGCAAGGGGGAAGAGGACGTGTCACTTAGATTAGGCATCAGACATACCCTTGCTAGCAGTAGGAACAAAAGGCGATCTACAAGGCAATTTACATTTATACATGACCTGATATAGCTTGAATAATACAAATGCCCTGACATACCCTTCCTAGTAATAGGAACAAAAGGTGATCTACAAGGCAATTTACATTTACACCATATAAATGACCCGATCTAACTTGAATAATATAAATCCCTTTGAGTTATAGCACTAACAGAAAGATCTATTCTACAGCCTTGACACATATGGATCTAAATATGCAACCAGCTCTTTGACAATACGAGCCAAGTGTGGGGAAGGCAGTAAAACAAGATTCTGCTGATTTaacgttttttcaaaatatcacgattttctccctttttctgttttttcatttttttattaatattgagatattttcaaaaatatcaagatATTGTCACTATGATTTTGGTCTACGATTACCATAGGTTACCATGATAGATGCTGAAATAAATTGTTGAAATACCACCTCCTTTTATCGTCTTCAAAACACTATATTGTAGGTTTCAACATCTTTACCTACAAAATGTATAAGCACGGTTACAAATATCATTATGGGGTACCTGACaacgaggtttttctcggataTCTTTTAGCAAGTTATCTTCTTAGGAAAATCCAGcaatttttaaaagtaatgaaaaaaatcctaaaaatcaggtaaaaataaaataaatgaaaagctgAGAAGGagacataaaaaataactaggatcaaatgataaaaaatttgttttaatgATCATAAAAATGACGACAAACAATATAATTCAAGTTTAA
Coding sequences:
- the LOC116258230 gene encoding UDP-rhamnose/UDP-galactose transporter 1-like encodes the protein MATVEKRTSSVSDVGAWAMNVVSSVGIIMANKQLMSPGGYAFSFATSLTGFHFAVTALVGFVSNATGYSTSKHVPLWELLWFSIVANMSITGMNFSLMLNSVGFYQISKLSMIPVVCVMEWILHNKGYSKEVKASVLVVVLGVGVCTVTDVKVNAKGFICACVAVLSTSLQQITIGSLQKKYSIGSFELLSKTAPIQAVSLLLFGPIVDYLLSGQFIFRYHLSTGAVLFILLSCSLAVFCNVSQYLCIGRFSAVSFQVLGHMKTVCVLTLGWLLFDSELTLKNILGMALAIVGMVVYSWAVEKEKQANAKASQYKESLTEEDMSLLKDGVENTPVKDIELGSETKG